The Parambassis ranga chromosome 1, fParRan2.1, whole genome shotgun sequence genome includes a region encoding these proteins:
- the camk2d2 gene encoding calcium/calmodulin-dependent protein kinase type II delta 2 chain isoform X2: MALTICTRFTDEYQLFEELGKGAFSVVRRCVKISSGQEYAAKIINTKKLSARDHQKLEREARICRLLKHPNIVRLHDSISEEGFHYLVFDLVTGGELFEDIVAREYYSEADASHCIQQILESVHHCHVNGIVHRDLKPENLLLASKLKGAAVKLADFGLAIEVQGDQQAWFGFAGTPGYLSPEVLRKDPYGKPVDMWACGVILYILLVGYPPFWDEDQHRLYQQIKAGAYDFPSPEWDTVTPEAKDLINKMLTINPSKRITAAEALKHPWICQRSTVASMMHRQETVECLKKFNARRKLKGAILTTLLVTRNFSAKTLLNKKPDGVKVNNKANTVTSPKDTGPAPALEPQTTVIHNPVDGNKESIESANTTIEDEDVKACTNNNKARKQEIIKVTEQLIESINNGDFEAYAKICDPGLTSFEPEALGNLVEGHDFHRFYFENALSKGNKPVHTILLNPHVHLIGENAACIAYIRLTQYMDGSGMPRTMQSEETRVWHRRDGKWQNIHFHRSGSPSIPPH, translated from the exons GGGCGCATTTTCTGTGGTCAGGAGGTGTGTGAAGATCTCCTCTGGACAGGAATATGCTGCCAAAATCATCAACACCAAGAAGCTTTCTGCCAGAg ATCATCAAAAGCTGGAGAGAGAGGCGAGGATTTGTCGTTTACTGAAGCACCCCAACATCG TAAGACTCCATGACAGCATATCAGAAGAGGGTTTCCACTATCTGGTGTTTGATCT GGTGACAGGAGGAGAGCTGTTTGAAGACATAGTAGCCAGGGAGTACTACAGTGAGGCTGATGCTAG CCACTGCATACAGCAGATCCTGGAGAGTGTCCATCACTGCCATGTTAATGGGATCGTTCATAGGGACCTCAAG CCTGAGAACCTTCTATTGGCCAGTAAGCTGAAGGGGGCGGCGGTCAAGTTGGCTGACTTTGGGCTGGCTATCGAGGTACAGGGGGACCAGCAGGCATGGTTTG GTTTTGCCGGCACCCCGGGCTATTTGTCTCCGGAAGTTCTGAGGAAAGACCCATATGGCAAACCAGTGGACATGTGGGCCTGTG GTGTGATCTTGTACATCCTGCTGGTGGGCTACCCTCCCTTCTGGGATGAAGATCAACATCGCCTCTATCAACAAATCAAGGCTGGGGCCTATGAT ttCCCATCCCCAGAGTGGGACACTGTAACTCCTGAGGCCAAAGATCTGATCAACAAGATGCTAACAATCAACCCCAGCAAACGCATCACTGCCGCAGAGGCCCTCAAACACCCCTGGATCTGC CAACGGTCCACTGTAGCTTCCATGATGCACAGGCAGGAGACTGTGGAGTGCCTGAAGAAATTCAACGCCaggaggaaactcaag GGAGCCATATTGACCACTTTACTGGTCACAAGAAACTTCTCAG CCAAGACTTTGCTCAACAAGAAGCCAGACGGCGTTAAG GTCAACAACAAAGCCAACACAGTGACCAGTCCTAAAGACACTGGCCCTGCCCCTGCActg GAACCACAGACAACTGTGATCCACAACCCCGTAGATGGAAACAAG GAGTCTATTGAGAGTGCCAACACCACCATTGAGGACGAggatgttaaag CCTGCACCAATAACAATAAAG CTCGCAAACAGGAAATTATTAAAGTGACTGAGCAGTTGATCGAGTCTATCAACAATGGAGACTTTGAGGCCTATGC GAAAATTTGTGATCCTGGTCTGACTTCCTTTGAGCCCGAGGCTCTGGGCAATCTGGTAGAAGGACATGACTTCCatcgcttttattttgaaaacg CACTGTCCAAAGGGAATAAACCGGTGCACACCATCCTCTTGAACCCACATGTGCACCTTATCGGTGAAAATGCAGCTTGTATTGCCTACATCCGGCTGACCCAGTATATGGACGGCAGCGGCATGCCTCGCACCATGCAGTCCGAGGAGACCCGCGTGTGGCACCGTCGTGATGGAAAGTGGCAGAACATTCACTTCCATCGCTCCGGCTCACCCAGCATCCCCCCACACTAA
- the camk2d2 gene encoding calcium/calmodulin-dependent protein kinase type II delta 2 chain isoform X8, with protein MALTICTRFTDEYQLFEELGKGAFSVVRRCVKISSGQEYAAKIINTKKLSARDHQKLEREARICRLLKHPNIVRLHDSISEEGFHYLVFDLVTGGELFEDIVAREYYSEADASHCIQQILESVHHCHVNGIVHRDLKPENLLLASKLKGAAVKLADFGLAIEVQGDQQAWFGFAGTPGYLSPEVLRKDPYGKPVDMWACGVILYILLVGYPPFWDEDQHRLYQQIKAGAYDFPSPEWDTVTPEAKDLINKMLTINPSKRITAAEALKHPWICQRSTVASMMHRQETVECLKKFNARRKLKGAILTTLLVTRNFSAKTLLNKKPDGVKEPQTTVIHNPVDGNKESIESANTTIEDEDVKARKQEIIKVTEQLIESINNGDFEAYAKICDPGLTSFEPEALGNLVEGHDFHRFYFENALSKGNKPVHTILLNPHVHLIGENAACIAYIRLTQYMDGSGMPRTMQSEETRVWHRRDGKWQNIHFHRSGSPSIPPH; from the exons GGGCGCATTTTCTGTGGTCAGGAGGTGTGTGAAGATCTCCTCTGGACAGGAATATGCTGCCAAAATCATCAACACCAAGAAGCTTTCTGCCAGAg ATCATCAAAAGCTGGAGAGAGAGGCGAGGATTTGTCGTTTACTGAAGCACCCCAACATCG TAAGACTCCATGACAGCATATCAGAAGAGGGTTTCCACTATCTGGTGTTTGATCT GGTGACAGGAGGAGAGCTGTTTGAAGACATAGTAGCCAGGGAGTACTACAGTGAGGCTGATGCTAG CCACTGCATACAGCAGATCCTGGAGAGTGTCCATCACTGCCATGTTAATGGGATCGTTCATAGGGACCTCAAG CCTGAGAACCTTCTATTGGCCAGTAAGCTGAAGGGGGCGGCGGTCAAGTTGGCTGACTTTGGGCTGGCTATCGAGGTACAGGGGGACCAGCAGGCATGGTTTG GTTTTGCCGGCACCCCGGGCTATTTGTCTCCGGAAGTTCTGAGGAAAGACCCATATGGCAAACCAGTGGACATGTGGGCCTGTG GTGTGATCTTGTACATCCTGCTGGTGGGCTACCCTCCCTTCTGGGATGAAGATCAACATCGCCTCTATCAACAAATCAAGGCTGGGGCCTATGAT ttCCCATCCCCAGAGTGGGACACTGTAACTCCTGAGGCCAAAGATCTGATCAACAAGATGCTAACAATCAACCCCAGCAAACGCATCACTGCCGCAGAGGCCCTCAAACACCCCTGGATCTGC CAACGGTCCACTGTAGCTTCCATGATGCACAGGCAGGAGACTGTGGAGTGCCTGAAGAAATTCAACGCCaggaggaaactcaag GGAGCCATATTGACCACTTTACTGGTCACAAGAAACTTCTCAG CCAAGACTTTGCTCAACAAGAAGCCAGACGGCGTTAAG GAACCACAGACAACTGTGATCCACAACCCCGTAGATGGAAACAAG GAGTCTATTGAGAGTGCCAACACCACCATTGAGGACGAggatgttaaag CTCGCAAACAGGAAATTATTAAAGTGACTGAGCAGTTGATCGAGTCTATCAACAATGGAGACTTTGAGGCCTATGC GAAAATTTGTGATCCTGGTCTGACTTCCTTTGAGCCCGAGGCTCTGGGCAATCTGGTAGAAGGACATGACTTCCatcgcttttattttgaaaacg CACTGTCCAAAGGGAATAAACCGGTGCACACCATCCTCTTGAACCCACATGTGCACCTTATCGGTGAAAATGCAGCTTGTATTGCCTACATCCGGCTGACCCAGTATATGGACGGCAGCGGCATGCCTCGCACCATGCAGTCCGAGGAGACCCGCGTGTGGCACCGTCGTGATGGAAAGTGGCAGAACATTCACTTCCATCGCTCCGGCTCACCCAGCATCCCCCCACACTAA
- the camk2d2 gene encoding calcium/calmodulin-dependent protein kinase type II delta 2 chain isoform X1, with protein MALTICTRFTDEYQLFEELGKGAFSVVRRCVKISSGQEYAAKIINTKKLSARDHQKLEREARICRLLKHPNIVRLHDSISEEGFHYLVFDLVTGGELFEDIVAREYYSEADASHCIQQILESVHHCHVNGIVHRDLKPENLLLASKLKGAAVKLADFGLAIEVQGDQQAWFGFAGTPGYLSPEVLRKDPYGKPVDMWACGVILYILLVGYPPFWDEDQHRLYQQIKAGAYDFPSPEWDTVTPEAKDLINKMLTINPSKRITAAEALKHPWICQRSTVASMMHRQETVECLKKFNARRKLKGAILTTLLVTRNFSAAKTLLNKKPDGVKVNNKANTVTSPKDTGPAPALEPQTTVIHNPVDGNKESIESANTTIEDEDVKACTNNNKARKQEIIKVTEQLIESINNGDFEAYAKICDPGLTSFEPEALGNLVEGHDFHRFYFENALSKGNKPVHTILLNPHVHLIGENAACIAYIRLTQYMDGSGMPRTMQSEETRVWHRRDGKWQNIHFHRSGSPSIPPH; from the exons GGGCGCATTTTCTGTGGTCAGGAGGTGTGTGAAGATCTCCTCTGGACAGGAATATGCTGCCAAAATCATCAACACCAAGAAGCTTTCTGCCAGAg ATCATCAAAAGCTGGAGAGAGAGGCGAGGATTTGTCGTTTACTGAAGCACCCCAACATCG TAAGACTCCATGACAGCATATCAGAAGAGGGTTTCCACTATCTGGTGTTTGATCT GGTGACAGGAGGAGAGCTGTTTGAAGACATAGTAGCCAGGGAGTACTACAGTGAGGCTGATGCTAG CCACTGCATACAGCAGATCCTGGAGAGTGTCCATCACTGCCATGTTAATGGGATCGTTCATAGGGACCTCAAG CCTGAGAACCTTCTATTGGCCAGTAAGCTGAAGGGGGCGGCGGTCAAGTTGGCTGACTTTGGGCTGGCTATCGAGGTACAGGGGGACCAGCAGGCATGGTTTG GTTTTGCCGGCACCCCGGGCTATTTGTCTCCGGAAGTTCTGAGGAAAGACCCATATGGCAAACCAGTGGACATGTGGGCCTGTG GTGTGATCTTGTACATCCTGCTGGTGGGCTACCCTCCCTTCTGGGATGAAGATCAACATCGCCTCTATCAACAAATCAAGGCTGGGGCCTATGAT ttCCCATCCCCAGAGTGGGACACTGTAACTCCTGAGGCCAAAGATCTGATCAACAAGATGCTAACAATCAACCCCAGCAAACGCATCACTGCCGCAGAGGCCCTCAAACACCCCTGGATCTGC CAACGGTCCACTGTAGCTTCCATGATGCACAGGCAGGAGACTGTGGAGTGCCTGAAGAAATTCAACGCCaggaggaaactcaag GGAGCCATATTGACCACTTTACTGGTCACAAGAAACTTCTCAG CAGCCAAGACTTTGCTCAACAAGAAGCCAGACGGCGTTAAG GTCAACAACAAAGCCAACACAGTGACCAGTCCTAAAGACACTGGCCCTGCCCCTGCActg GAACCACAGACAACTGTGATCCACAACCCCGTAGATGGAAACAAG GAGTCTATTGAGAGTGCCAACACCACCATTGAGGACGAggatgttaaag CCTGCACCAATAACAATAAAG CTCGCAAACAGGAAATTATTAAAGTGACTGAGCAGTTGATCGAGTCTATCAACAATGGAGACTTTGAGGCCTATGC GAAAATTTGTGATCCTGGTCTGACTTCCTTTGAGCCCGAGGCTCTGGGCAATCTGGTAGAAGGACATGACTTCCatcgcttttattttgaaaacg CACTGTCCAAAGGGAATAAACCGGTGCACACCATCCTCTTGAACCCACATGTGCACCTTATCGGTGAAAATGCAGCTTGTATTGCCTACATCCGGCTGACCCAGTATATGGACGGCAGCGGCATGCCTCGCACCATGCAGTCCGAGGAGACCCGCGTGTGGCACCGTCGTGATGGAAAGTGGCAGAACATTCACTTCCATCGCTCCGGCTCACCCAGCATCCCCCCACACTAA
- the camk2d2 gene encoding calcium/calmodulin-dependent protein kinase type II delta 2 chain isoform X4 has translation MALTICTRFTDEYQLFEELGKGAFSVVRRCVKISSGQEYAAKIINTKKLSARDHQKLEREARICRLLKHPNIVRLHDSISEEGFHYLVFDLVTGGELFEDIVAREYYSEADASHCIQQILESVHHCHVNGIVHRDLKPENLLLASKLKGAAVKLADFGLAIEVQGDQQAWFGFAGTPGYLSPEVLRKDPYGKPVDMWACGVILYILLVGYPPFWDEDQHRLYQQIKAGAYDFPSPEWDTVTPEAKDLINKMLTINPSKRITAAEALKHPWICQRSTVASMMHRQETVECLKKFNARRKLKGAILTTLLVTRNFSAKTLLNKKPDGVKVNNKANTVTSPKDTGPAPALEPQTTVIHNPVDGNKESIESANTTIEDEDVKARKQEIIKVTEQLIESINNGDFEAYAKICDPGLTSFEPEALGNLVEGHDFHRFYFENALSKGNKPVHTILLNPHVHLIGENAACIAYIRLTQYMDGSGMPRTMQSEETRVWHRRDGKWQNIHFHRSGSPSIPPH, from the exons GGGCGCATTTTCTGTGGTCAGGAGGTGTGTGAAGATCTCCTCTGGACAGGAATATGCTGCCAAAATCATCAACACCAAGAAGCTTTCTGCCAGAg ATCATCAAAAGCTGGAGAGAGAGGCGAGGATTTGTCGTTTACTGAAGCACCCCAACATCG TAAGACTCCATGACAGCATATCAGAAGAGGGTTTCCACTATCTGGTGTTTGATCT GGTGACAGGAGGAGAGCTGTTTGAAGACATAGTAGCCAGGGAGTACTACAGTGAGGCTGATGCTAG CCACTGCATACAGCAGATCCTGGAGAGTGTCCATCACTGCCATGTTAATGGGATCGTTCATAGGGACCTCAAG CCTGAGAACCTTCTATTGGCCAGTAAGCTGAAGGGGGCGGCGGTCAAGTTGGCTGACTTTGGGCTGGCTATCGAGGTACAGGGGGACCAGCAGGCATGGTTTG GTTTTGCCGGCACCCCGGGCTATTTGTCTCCGGAAGTTCTGAGGAAAGACCCATATGGCAAACCAGTGGACATGTGGGCCTGTG GTGTGATCTTGTACATCCTGCTGGTGGGCTACCCTCCCTTCTGGGATGAAGATCAACATCGCCTCTATCAACAAATCAAGGCTGGGGCCTATGAT ttCCCATCCCCAGAGTGGGACACTGTAACTCCTGAGGCCAAAGATCTGATCAACAAGATGCTAACAATCAACCCCAGCAAACGCATCACTGCCGCAGAGGCCCTCAAACACCCCTGGATCTGC CAACGGTCCACTGTAGCTTCCATGATGCACAGGCAGGAGACTGTGGAGTGCCTGAAGAAATTCAACGCCaggaggaaactcaag GGAGCCATATTGACCACTTTACTGGTCACAAGAAACTTCTCAG CCAAGACTTTGCTCAACAAGAAGCCAGACGGCGTTAAG GTCAACAACAAAGCCAACACAGTGACCAGTCCTAAAGACACTGGCCCTGCCCCTGCActg GAACCACAGACAACTGTGATCCACAACCCCGTAGATGGAAACAAG GAGTCTATTGAGAGTGCCAACACCACCATTGAGGACGAggatgttaaag CTCGCAAACAGGAAATTATTAAAGTGACTGAGCAGTTGATCGAGTCTATCAACAATGGAGACTTTGAGGCCTATGC GAAAATTTGTGATCCTGGTCTGACTTCCTTTGAGCCCGAGGCTCTGGGCAATCTGGTAGAAGGACATGACTTCCatcgcttttattttgaaaacg CACTGTCCAAAGGGAATAAACCGGTGCACACCATCCTCTTGAACCCACATGTGCACCTTATCGGTGAAAATGCAGCTTGTATTGCCTACATCCGGCTGACCCAGTATATGGACGGCAGCGGCATGCCTCGCACCATGCAGTCCGAGGAGACCCGCGTGTGGCACCGTCGTGATGGAAAGTGGCAGAACATTCACTTCCATCGCTCCGGCTCACCCAGCATCCCCCCACACTAA
- the camk2d2 gene encoding calcium/calmodulin-dependent protein kinase type II delta 2 chain isoform X6 — MALTICTRFTDEYQLFEELGKGAFSVVRRCVKISSGQEYAAKIINTKKLSARDHQKLEREARICRLLKHPNIVRLHDSISEEGFHYLVFDLVTGGELFEDIVAREYYSEADASHCIQQILESVHHCHVNGIVHRDLKPENLLLASKLKGAAVKLADFGLAIEVQGDQQAWFGFAGTPGYLSPEVLRKDPYGKPVDMWACGVILYILLVGYPPFWDEDQHRLYQQIKAGAYDFPSPEWDTVTPEAKDLINKMLTINPSKRITAAEALKHPWICQRSTVASMMHRQETVECLKKFNARRKLKGAILTTLLVTRNFSAKTLLNKKPDGVKEPQTTVIHNPVDGNKESIESANTTIEDEDVKACTNNNKARKQEIIKVTEQLIESINNGDFEAYAKICDPGLTSFEPEALGNLVEGHDFHRFYFENALSKGNKPVHTILLNPHVHLIGENAACIAYIRLTQYMDGSGMPRTMQSEETRVWHRRDGKWQNIHFHRSGSPSIPPH; from the exons GGGCGCATTTTCTGTGGTCAGGAGGTGTGTGAAGATCTCCTCTGGACAGGAATATGCTGCCAAAATCATCAACACCAAGAAGCTTTCTGCCAGAg ATCATCAAAAGCTGGAGAGAGAGGCGAGGATTTGTCGTTTACTGAAGCACCCCAACATCG TAAGACTCCATGACAGCATATCAGAAGAGGGTTTCCACTATCTGGTGTTTGATCT GGTGACAGGAGGAGAGCTGTTTGAAGACATAGTAGCCAGGGAGTACTACAGTGAGGCTGATGCTAG CCACTGCATACAGCAGATCCTGGAGAGTGTCCATCACTGCCATGTTAATGGGATCGTTCATAGGGACCTCAAG CCTGAGAACCTTCTATTGGCCAGTAAGCTGAAGGGGGCGGCGGTCAAGTTGGCTGACTTTGGGCTGGCTATCGAGGTACAGGGGGACCAGCAGGCATGGTTTG GTTTTGCCGGCACCCCGGGCTATTTGTCTCCGGAAGTTCTGAGGAAAGACCCATATGGCAAACCAGTGGACATGTGGGCCTGTG GTGTGATCTTGTACATCCTGCTGGTGGGCTACCCTCCCTTCTGGGATGAAGATCAACATCGCCTCTATCAACAAATCAAGGCTGGGGCCTATGAT ttCCCATCCCCAGAGTGGGACACTGTAACTCCTGAGGCCAAAGATCTGATCAACAAGATGCTAACAATCAACCCCAGCAAACGCATCACTGCCGCAGAGGCCCTCAAACACCCCTGGATCTGC CAACGGTCCACTGTAGCTTCCATGATGCACAGGCAGGAGACTGTGGAGTGCCTGAAGAAATTCAACGCCaggaggaaactcaag GGAGCCATATTGACCACTTTACTGGTCACAAGAAACTTCTCAG CCAAGACTTTGCTCAACAAGAAGCCAGACGGCGTTAAG GAACCACAGACAACTGTGATCCACAACCCCGTAGATGGAAACAAG GAGTCTATTGAGAGTGCCAACACCACCATTGAGGACGAggatgttaaag CCTGCACCAATAACAATAAAG CTCGCAAACAGGAAATTATTAAAGTGACTGAGCAGTTGATCGAGTCTATCAACAATGGAGACTTTGAGGCCTATGC GAAAATTTGTGATCCTGGTCTGACTTCCTTTGAGCCCGAGGCTCTGGGCAATCTGGTAGAAGGACATGACTTCCatcgcttttattttgaaaacg CACTGTCCAAAGGGAATAAACCGGTGCACACCATCCTCTTGAACCCACATGTGCACCTTATCGGTGAAAATGCAGCTTGTATTGCCTACATCCGGCTGACCCAGTATATGGACGGCAGCGGCATGCCTCGCACCATGCAGTCCGAGGAGACCCGCGTGTGGCACCGTCGTGATGGAAAGTGGCAGAACATTCACTTCCATCGCTCCGGCTCACCCAGCATCCCCCCACACTAA
- the camk2d2 gene encoding calcium/calmodulin-dependent protein kinase type II delta 2 chain isoform X9: protein MALTICTRFTDEYQLFEELGKGAFSVVRRCVKISSGQEYAAKIINTKKLSARDHQKLEREARICRLLKHPNIVRLHDSISEEGFHYLVFDLVTGGELFEDIVAREYYSEADASHCIQQILESVHHCHVNGIVHRDLKPENLLLASKLKGAAVKLADFGLAIEVQGDQQAWFGFAGTPGYLSPEVLRKDPYGKPVDMWACGVILYILLVGYPPFWDEDQHRLYQQIKAGAYDFPSPEWDTVTPEAKDLINKMLTINPSKRITAAEALKHPWICQRSTVASMMHRQETVECLKKFNARRKLKGAILTTLLVTRNFSAAKTLLNKKPDGVKVNNKANTVTSPKDTGPAPALEPQTTVIHNPVDGNKESIESANTTIEDEDVKALRLGSLVSGLLSSKSRSSQMSDSRQTPTSSVQTCTNNNKARKQEIIKVTEQLIESINNGDFEAYAKICDPGLTSFEPEALGNLVEGHDFHRFYFENALSKGNKPVHTILLNPHVHLIGENAACIAYIRLTQYMDGSGMPRTMQSEETRVWHRRDGKWQNIHFHRSGSPSIPPH from the exons GGGCGCATTTTCTGTGGTCAGGAGGTGTGTGAAGATCTCCTCTGGACAGGAATATGCTGCCAAAATCATCAACACCAAGAAGCTTTCTGCCAGAg ATCATCAAAAGCTGGAGAGAGAGGCGAGGATTTGTCGTTTACTGAAGCACCCCAACATCG TAAGACTCCATGACAGCATATCAGAAGAGGGTTTCCACTATCTGGTGTTTGATCT GGTGACAGGAGGAGAGCTGTTTGAAGACATAGTAGCCAGGGAGTACTACAGTGAGGCTGATGCTAG CCACTGCATACAGCAGATCCTGGAGAGTGTCCATCACTGCCATGTTAATGGGATCGTTCATAGGGACCTCAAG CCTGAGAACCTTCTATTGGCCAGTAAGCTGAAGGGGGCGGCGGTCAAGTTGGCTGACTTTGGGCTGGCTATCGAGGTACAGGGGGACCAGCAGGCATGGTTTG GTTTTGCCGGCACCCCGGGCTATTTGTCTCCGGAAGTTCTGAGGAAAGACCCATATGGCAAACCAGTGGACATGTGGGCCTGTG GTGTGATCTTGTACATCCTGCTGGTGGGCTACCCTCCCTTCTGGGATGAAGATCAACATCGCCTCTATCAACAAATCAAGGCTGGGGCCTATGAT ttCCCATCCCCAGAGTGGGACACTGTAACTCCTGAGGCCAAAGATCTGATCAACAAGATGCTAACAATCAACCCCAGCAAACGCATCACTGCCGCAGAGGCCCTCAAACACCCCTGGATCTGC CAACGGTCCACTGTAGCTTCCATGATGCACAGGCAGGAGACTGTGGAGTGCCTGAAGAAATTCAACGCCaggaggaaactcaag GGAGCCATATTGACCACTTTACTGGTCACAAGAAACTTCTCAG CAGCCAAGACTTTGCTCAACAAGAAGCCAGACGGCGTTAAG GTCAACAACAAAGCCAACACAGTGACCAGTCCTAAAGACACTGGCCCTGCCCCTGCActg GAACCACAGACAACTGTGATCCACAACCCCGTAGATGGAAACAAG GAGTCTATTGAGAGTGCCAACACCACCATTGAGGACGAggatgttaaag CCCTACGTCTGGGCAGCTTAGTGAGCGGTTTATTGAGTTCTAAGAGCCGTTCCTCACAGATGTCTGACTCAAGACAGACTCCCACCTCCTCAGTTCAGA CCTGCACCAATAACAATAAAG CTCGCAAACAGGAAATTATTAAAGTGACTGAGCAGTTGATCGAGTCTATCAACAATGGAGACTTTGAGGCCTATGC GAAAATTTGTGATCCTGGTCTGACTTCCTTTGAGCCCGAGGCTCTGGGCAATCTGGTAGAAGGACATGACTTCCatcgcttttattttgaaaacg CACTGTCCAAAGGGAATAAACCGGTGCACACCATCCTCTTGAACCCACATGTGCACCTTATCGGTGAAAATGCAGCTTGTATTGCCTACATCCGGCTGACCCAGTATATGGACGGCAGCGGCATGCCTCGCACCATGCAGTCCGAGGAGACCCGCGTGTGGCACCGTCGTGATGGAAAGTGGCAGAACATTCACTTCCATCGCTCCGGCTCACCCAGCATCCCCCCACACTAA
- the camk2d2 gene encoding calcium/calmodulin-dependent protein kinase type II delta 2 chain isoform X3: protein MALTICTRFTDEYQLFEELGKGAFSVVRRCVKISSGQEYAAKIINTKKLSARDHQKLEREARICRLLKHPNIVRLHDSISEEGFHYLVFDLVTGGELFEDIVAREYYSEADASHCIQQILESVHHCHVNGIVHRDLKPENLLLASKLKGAAVKLADFGLAIEVQGDQQAWFGFAGTPGYLSPEVLRKDPYGKPVDMWACGVILYILLVGYPPFWDEDQHRLYQQIKAGAYDFPSPEWDTVTPEAKDLINKMLTINPSKRITAAEALKHPWICQRSTVASMMHRQETVECLKKFNARRKLKGAILTTLLVTRNFSAAKTLLNKKPDGVKVNNKANTVTSPKDTGPAPALEPQTTVIHNPVDGNKESIESANTTIEDEDVKARKQEIIKVTEQLIESINNGDFEAYAKICDPGLTSFEPEALGNLVEGHDFHRFYFENALSKGNKPVHTILLNPHVHLIGENAACIAYIRLTQYMDGSGMPRTMQSEETRVWHRRDGKWQNIHFHRSGSPSIPPH from the exons GGGCGCATTTTCTGTGGTCAGGAGGTGTGTGAAGATCTCCTCTGGACAGGAATATGCTGCCAAAATCATCAACACCAAGAAGCTTTCTGCCAGAg ATCATCAAAAGCTGGAGAGAGAGGCGAGGATTTGTCGTTTACTGAAGCACCCCAACATCG TAAGACTCCATGACAGCATATCAGAAGAGGGTTTCCACTATCTGGTGTTTGATCT GGTGACAGGAGGAGAGCTGTTTGAAGACATAGTAGCCAGGGAGTACTACAGTGAGGCTGATGCTAG CCACTGCATACAGCAGATCCTGGAGAGTGTCCATCACTGCCATGTTAATGGGATCGTTCATAGGGACCTCAAG CCTGAGAACCTTCTATTGGCCAGTAAGCTGAAGGGGGCGGCGGTCAAGTTGGCTGACTTTGGGCTGGCTATCGAGGTACAGGGGGACCAGCAGGCATGGTTTG GTTTTGCCGGCACCCCGGGCTATTTGTCTCCGGAAGTTCTGAGGAAAGACCCATATGGCAAACCAGTGGACATGTGGGCCTGTG GTGTGATCTTGTACATCCTGCTGGTGGGCTACCCTCCCTTCTGGGATGAAGATCAACATCGCCTCTATCAACAAATCAAGGCTGGGGCCTATGAT ttCCCATCCCCAGAGTGGGACACTGTAACTCCTGAGGCCAAAGATCTGATCAACAAGATGCTAACAATCAACCCCAGCAAACGCATCACTGCCGCAGAGGCCCTCAAACACCCCTGGATCTGC CAACGGTCCACTGTAGCTTCCATGATGCACAGGCAGGAGACTGTGGAGTGCCTGAAGAAATTCAACGCCaggaggaaactcaag GGAGCCATATTGACCACTTTACTGGTCACAAGAAACTTCTCAG CAGCCAAGACTTTGCTCAACAAGAAGCCAGACGGCGTTAAG GTCAACAACAAAGCCAACACAGTGACCAGTCCTAAAGACACTGGCCCTGCCCCTGCActg GAACCACAGACAACTGTGATCCACAACCCCGTAGATGGAAACAAG GAGTCTATTGAGAGTGCCAACACCACCATTGAGGACGAggatgttaaag CTCGCAAACAGGAAATTATTAAAGTGACTGAGCAGTTGATCGAGTCTATCAACAATGGAGACTTTGAGGCCTATGC GAAAATTTGTGATCCTGGTCTGACTTCCTTTGAGCCCGAGGCTCTGGGCAATCTGGTAGAAGGACATGACTTCCatcgcttttattttgaaaacg CACTGTCCAAAGGGAATAAACCGGTGCACACCATCCTCTTGAACCCACATGTGCACCTTATCGGTGAAAATGCAGCTTGTATTGCCTACATCCGGCTGACCCAGTATATGGACGGCAGCGGCATGCCTCGCACCATGCAGTCCGAGGAGACCCGCGTGTGGCACCGTCGTGATGGAAAGTGGCAGAACATTCACTTCCATCGCTCCGGCTCACCCAGCATCCCCCCACACTAA